GTATTTTATCTACGGTGCCATCAGAGCCCACAAAACCTTGTAGAAGACTCTGAAACCCGCCGAACGAAAACTGATATATGGGGCGCACACCGCCGGTCAGATTTTGAAGGGTCTTATAGAAGCGGTCGGCCTCCGGTGTAAGTTCTCCAGTTTGTGTACGCCGTAATCCTGTAACTCCTGGGTCGTTTTCATAGTTAACCCATAGAGCGTCGCGTGCGGCCGCCAGTTTTTCTTCTGCTTCTGCAGGCGTAATAGGGTATTGGCTCAGGTCCTGACCGCCGAACTGTAGAAGAGCAATGCCATAGGCGCCGAAGTAGTCAAATAAAGTAGTGTCGCCCATAACACCACACATCGGCAGTGAGCCTTGATAATTTACGTCTAGATCCACTTGTGCCAGTGCGAGTTTGTTTTCCCGTTCTACTGCAGCGCCCGCTACATGGCCTCCCATGGAGAAGCCGGAGATAAGATATCTTGAAGGCTCCGATAAGCCTGTTATTTCACCGAAAGCGAGCGCGAGTTTATTAGTGTCTACCAAGCCTGCACGCACATCATAGAAATTTGCGCTGTAACTGGAAGCAGCCCACGCATAACCTTGAGCAAGCAGATATTCACGTAATGGGTGGTTGTCTACCCTTAATCTTTCTGGCTCATCACCCCTGAAGCCGTGCGCCCACATAATTAAAGTGCCATTCCAATCATCTGGTACTTCGATGCGATAAATCGCTCCGTCGAGTACGTCAGCAAATTGCGTTACACCGTCAATGGGTTCGAAGTTGGCTGTGATATCGGCTTGGGCGATTGTAAAATCGCCGTCAGCTATCCGCTGAGCTTGGGTTTTTTCTTCAATTGGGACGGGGGTTGAAGCCTGGTCATCGTCATCACTTCCGCCACCGCCGCCGCCGAAACAGCCACTTAATACAATTGCGCTGATCGCAACACCTAAATATGCCGTTCTCTTCAAAGCATTCATTTTTATTCTCCTGACAGGCAAAGCCAAAATTGTTTTTGTTGGGGCAGACCTGGGCTGGCATTGCTGAATTAGAGTAAAGCCTCAAAAAGCGGGCACGGCAAGAGAGGTAGAGGTTATTTGCCCCTGCTTCGCGGCCATGGATAGGCCAGCATTGATTAAATGGATGAACATGTCGGCGAACTCACCCAAATGGGTGACCTTTTGCGTTGAACGGGAGGCCAAAGGTCCGCAGAATAAGCGAAAAGAATTTCATTAACCCTTTCAGGGGGTTGTCGAGGCAAGTCAATTTCGTGACAATCAGTTCGTCTGTTGCGCTTGTTTCAGACCTATAACAATAATTTTGCAAAGAAAGGTCAGTAGGATGTCATTCGCTGACCTGACTGCTGTGTACAGTCCCTGTCTTTGCCCCGGAGAAAGCATGCCTTTGGACTCCCGATTTTCAATCGAGCCTCTTATGAGACTGATCACCCTGGTGTTGGTGGCCGTGGTGGTGATTCTGCTCGGGCGTCTCACCTGGATGATCATCGAACCTTCCAGCATATTGCCTGCGGCGGACGGCAGCCGCCTTGATCCGGTCGCCAGTGGCCCAGCCTCAGCGGCGATGCGTGGTTATGATGATGTAGCCGCGTTATCCGTATTCGGCGCCGCGCCGAAAAGTGTCGCTAATGTAATCAATGCGCCAGAAACCTCGCTCAGCTGGGTGCTCAAGGGCGTGCTCGCCGATCCTGATCCCGAGCGAAGTGGCGCCATTCTCGCGCCGCAGGGTCAACCGGAAAAATACTACCGAGTAGGCGATGACCTGCCAGGCAGCGTCCGGCTTGATCAGGTGCTGGCTGACCGGGTCATACTTGCGCGTGATGGCAAGCTTGAAACGCTAAGACTGCAACGTCGCCCGCTGTCCTCCGGTGCGGCGCCTGCAAGGCGCACCGCCGATCTGCCGCAGGTGGATTCCAACGTCACCCTGGCAGCAGACGGTGGGGTGGCGCGGATCGATCGTGAAGCCTGGATGAATGACCCTCAACGCTTCCTCGAAGTGGTGTCGGCCAGCCCGGTGATGGTCGACGGCGCCATGTACGGGCTGGAAGTCAGCCCTGCACGCAATGCCCGCGAATTTGAAGCTGCTGGCCTGCAGGCTGGCGATGTGGTGACTTCAGTCGAAGGCACTCCGATTTCCGAAATCAATGATTACCGCGACATTCTTGAGGGGCTAACTGGCGATAGCGTCAGCCTGACCCTGGAGAGAGGCGGTGAACCCATGACCATAACGATAACGATGGATTGAGACACAATGCCGATGTTGTCCCAGATTGCCCGCTGTACCCTCCCGTTGCTCCTGGGACTCAGTCTTTTGAGTACAGCAGTTCATGCGCAGACTCAGCTTGCCGGGGATCCGGAAGAAGAGCTGGTGCTGAACCTGCGTGATGCCGAGATCAATGGCCTGATCGAGATTGTCAGCCAGGAAACCGGGATCAATTTCATCGTGGACCCGCGCGTTCGTGGTCAGGTCAATGTGGTCTCGGGCACGCCGATCAAGCGGGGCGAGCTGTACGATCTGTTTCTGGGTGTGCTGAAATCCTATGGGTTTGCTGCCGTTGAAGGAGAGCAGGGCACCGTACGCATTTTGCCGGAAGTACAGGCGAAGGAAAACGAGGTGGGTTCGTTGGCTGGCAGTAGCCGCGGTGACGAAGTCATTACCCACGTAATCGGGGTCAAGCACATCAACGCCGGCCAGTTGGTCCGTATTCTGCGCCCGCTGGTGCCCAAGGGCGGCCACCTGGCTGCCGCTGCGGAATCCAATAGCCTGGTCATCGCCGATACCGCCGCCAACGTGCGCCGTATACAAGGTCTGATCGAGCGTATTGATCTGGAGTCCATGGAAGATTTCGAGCTGATCCCTCTGGAGCACGCTTCTGCATTGGACGTGGTGCGCATTGTTGATTCGCTGGATGCACCCGCCGCCGGTGAAGACTTTACCAAGCGCGCGCGAGCGATAGCCGATCAGCGCACCAACACGGTGATTTTGCGTGGTGACCCGTCTAATAGAGGCTCGCTTCGCGACATTATCCGGCAGTTGGATATGCCGGCCAGCGGCGGTGCTACCCAGGTACATTACCTGCGGTACGCCAACGCCGAAGATGTGGCAGAGGTTCTGCGCGGTATAGCCGAAGGCCGTGAGGTCGAAGAAAACATGACCCAGAGCCCGGATGGCGGCACCAGTTCTGGCGGCAGCATGATGGGCAGCCGGCAATCTGCGGTACGTATTCAGGCGCATGAAAGCACCAACTCGGTGGTGATCTTTGGCCCCGCCGAGCTATCCCGCGATATGGCATCCATCATTACCCAGCTGGATATCCGGCGTGCGCAGGTTCTGGTAGAGGCGGTCATCGCTGAGGTGTCTTATGACCGGGCCAAGGAGCTGGGCGTGCAATGGGGTATTGGTAGCGATGCCGGCGTGGGCATTATCAACTTCAATCGCGGTGGTGGCGGTATCCTCAACTTGGCCGCTGCGGGCCAAGGCTTCCTGGATGGCAGTGTAACCACGCCGCCTTCGTTGAGCGACGGTCTTTCCTTTGGCAGTATTGGCAGCATCGGCAGCACTCAGATCGCTTTACTGATCAATGCGCTTCAGGCGGACAGCTCTAGCAACATTCTGTCGACCCCGAGCTTGATGACCCTGGATAACGAGGAGGCAGAAATCGTCGTTGGTCAGAATGTGCCTTTTATTGTGGGTCGATCGGTGGAGTCGTCAGGGCAGGCGTTCGATACCATTCAGCGTGAGGATGTCGGCATCATGCTGAAGATCAAGCCGCAGATTAACGAAGGCAATGCGGTGCGCCTGGAAATCGAACAGGAAGTGTCACAGATCGCCCAGAGCGTCACCGGCGCGGCTGACTTGATTACCAATACTCGGACGCTCAAAACCCACGTCATGGTGGATGACAACGACCTGATCGTTCTCGGTGGGCTCATCGACGACCAGTTGGTCGAAACGCGCGACAAGGTACCTCTTCTGGGTGATATACCTGGGTTGGGTCGGCTCTTTCGCTACGACACCGCGCGCATGGAAAAGCGCAATTTGATGGTCTTCCTGCGTCCGGTAATCATCCGTGACAGTGCGCTGTCCCAGGATGTGACACATTCAAAATATAGCTATATCCGTGATCAGCAGGTGCGTGAGCAGAATCGTGAAGGCGGCCTCCTGGGGCCGGACAGTCGGCCTGTTCTGCCTGACTGGAACTATTTGTTGAGCTTGCCACCGCCGTTCGAGAACGCCTACAGCGGCGCTGTGCCAGCCAGAACCAGCATTCCTGCACCACCACCAGCAGCGCAATAAAAGGGGCGGGGCGATGACCGATAGCGATATAGGCGGCCTTATTCCTGATCAAAGTCCGCAGGCAGAAACCGGTTACCGGTTTGCCCGGCGGTTCGGGGTGGTGCCCGGGCATCTGCAGGATGGTCATCTGGATGTCTACGTGCGTGCCGACTGCGATCCTCAGGCATTACTCGAATTGCGACGCCGGGCGGGTCATCCGTTAAAGCCGCATGTATTGGATGACGATGCATTTGCTGCGCGCCTGCGTGATCGTTACGAGCGCTCGGCGAACGACGCCATGCAGTTTGTGGAAGGTCTCAGCGAGGATGCCGATCTGATGTCGGTAGCCCAATCCCTGTCAGAACCGGAGGACTTGCTGGAGTCGCAGGATGAGGCGCCGATTATCCGCCTGATCAATGCGCTGTTGTCCGAGGCGGTCAAGGAAAACGCTTCGGATATTCACATCGAACCCTTTGAAAATCGCCTGTCGATTCGCCTGCGCGTAGACGGCGTATTGCGCGAGATCCTGGAACCACCGCGCGCCCTGGCGCCGGTGATTGTGTCGCGCATCAAGGTCATGGCCAAGCTCGACATTGCGGAAAAGCGTCTTCCCCAGGATGGCCGGATTGGCTTGAAACTGGTCGGCCGGGCGGTCGATGTGCGGGTATCGACGCTGCCTTCCGGTCATGGTGAGCGGGTGGTATTGCGTCTGCTCGACAAGCAGGCCGGGCGGCTGGAACTGCGTCAACTGGGCATGGGTAAAGACCACTACGAGGCCATGGAGCGGGTGATCGCCCGCCCGCACGGTATCGTGTTGGTTACCGGCCCTACCGGTTCGGGTAAAACCACCACGCTGTACTCGGCCTTGATGCAGCTTAATGACCGCAGTCGCAATATTCTGACGGTGGAGGACCCCATCGAGTACTACCTGGACGGTATCGGCCAGACGCAGATCAATACCAAGGTGGATATGACCTTCGCCCGGGGGCTACGGGCGATTTTGCGCCAGGATCCGGACGTGGTGATGGTCGGCGAAATTCGAGACGTGGAAACCGTCCAGATTGCCATCCAGGCCAGCCTCACCGGCCACTTGGTGTTTTCCACATTGCACACCAATACCGCGGTCGGGGCGATTACCCGTCTGCGCGATATGGGTATCGAGCCTTTTCTGCTGTCATCCACGTTGAACGGGGTCCTGGCCCAACGGCTGGTCCGCACCTTGTGCCCCAGCTGCCGCAAACCTCACCAGGCGTCCGCCAGTGAGTGCCGGCTGATGGGTGTCAGCGAACAGGAAGCACCGACTCTTTACAGCGCCGTGGGCTGTGAAGAATGTAATAACAATGGCTATAAAGGCCGTACCGGCATTTATGAATTGATTGAAGTGGATGACACCTTGCGCGGGTTGATCCACGACGGTGCCAGTGAGCAGGCCATGATTCGCCACGCGCGTTTGGCGCAAACGGGGATTCGGCATGATGGTGTGCGTCGCGTGCTGGCCGGGCAGACTACCCTGGAAGAAGTGCTGCGCGTGACCCGGGAGGACTGACCATGCCCGCCTATGAATACGTCGCGTTGGATAACAGCGGCCGCACCCGCAAAGGCGTAGAGGAGGGCGACTCCTCACGTCAGGTGCGCAGCCGCCTGCGTGACAAAGGCCTGATGCCGATGTCGGTCAGTCAGGTCGCCGAGCGCAAGTCGGTCATGCGCATGCCGGTGCTGCAACAGCGGATCAAACCTTTGGAGCTGGCGTTGGCTACGCGGCAAATGGCAACCCTGGCGCGTGCCGGCATGCCGATAGAAGAAGTACTGGGTACCGTCGCCCGGCAGAGCGAAACGCAGAAGGTCAAATCGACCTTGTCTGCGGTCCGCACGCGGGTGATGGAAGGTTTGCCGCTGGCGCACGCGTTGGGTGAATTCCCCTCGGTTTTCCCGGCGATCTACCGTACTACACTGGCGGCAGGCGAGCAGGCCGGGCGCCTGGATCTGGTGCTGGAGCGGCTGGCGGATAACGTTGAGGCGCAGAATGCGATGCGTCAGAAGATCCAGCTGGCAATGTTCTATCCGGCGATTCTGACGGTGATCGCGTTGTTGGTCACGGTGGCGCTGCTGACCTACGTGGTACCTGAGGTAGTACAAGTGTTCGCCGGCATGAATCAGCAGTTGCCGTGGCTGACCCGGGCCCTGATCGCCACCAGCGACGCCTTGCGTTCCTGGGGACTATTGATGCTTGCTGCGCTGGTCGGCGGCATATTTGCGTTCAAGCAGATGCTGAAAAAGCCCAGCTTTCGCTATAAATGGGATGCCTGGCTATTGCGCGTGCCGCTATTGGGGCGGCTGATCCGCGGGCTGAATACCGCCCGCTTTGCGCGTACGCTGAATATTCTCGCTGGCAGTGGCGTACCGTTACTGGATGCCTTGAACATGAGTGCCAGCGTCATGACCAACGTACCCATGCGCGACGCGGTGACGGATGCAGCCAAGCGCGTGCGCGAAGGCTCGGGGGTGGGGCACGCGCTGGAGCGCAGTGGCTATTTTCCGCCAATGACATTAAGCCTGATCAAGAGCGGTGAGAGCAGCGGTACGCTTGATCACATGCTTGAACGGGCTGCTGAAACGCAGGAGCGGGAGCTGGAAGCGCGCATCGCGATCGTGATGGGCGTTTTCGAGCCGCTGCTGATCCTGGCAATGGGGGGCGTGGTACTGATTATCGTACTGGCCATCCTGCTGCCCATCTTTGAACTCAATCAACTGGTTAACTGATCATGCTCAAGACAACACAACAGCCAGCCGGCAGACAGCGCGGCTTTACTCTGATCGAAGTGATGGTAGTCGTGGTGATTCTCGGGATTCTCGCTGCGGTGGTGGTGCCGCGAGTAATGGATCGCCCTGACCAGGCACGGATAACCAAGGTACAGAATGATGTGCGGGCGCTGGAAAGCGCGCTGAACCTCTACCGGCTGGATAACTTCAATTACCCGACTACCGAACAGGGATTGTTTGCGCTGGTTGAAATCCCGACCAGTGGTGATGTACCGCGTAACTACCGTTCTGGTGGCTATATAGACCGGCTGCAGAAGGATCCATGGGGTCAGGAGTATCAATATCTACGCCCAGGCCGTGATGGCCGGGAGTATGACCTTTACAGCTTGGGCGCCGATGGCCGTCCCGGTGGTGAAGAAGCCAATGCGGATATTGGTAACTGGAATGTGGATCAGGAAGAGAGTCGCTGAGCATGCAACCCGCCACTCAGCATCACTCATTACAGTCAGGCTTTACCCTGATGGAGCTTCTGGTGGTGTTGGTATTGGTGGGTATTGTTGCCAGCCTGGCAACGCTGTCTATTGGCGATGGTGCCGAGCGACAGTTGCGCACTGAAACGCAGCGCCTGGCCGGGGTACTGCGCTTGGCGCGCGATGAGCTGTTGATTACCGGTAGCGCCGAACGCGCGCTGGGATTGCGCCGCGACAGTTATAGCTTTCTCGAGCTGATGATTCTGGATGATGCTACCCGGGAATGGCAACCGCTGGTTGACCAGCAACTGGGCCCTTGGCAGTTGGAGCCTGGCGTGATTGAGCTGGAGTATGAACAGGAAGGCGAGCGCCAGCCGCTGCCACAGGCAAGCGGCTGGGAGCCGAATATACGCTTGGGCAATACCGGTGAGATGACCCCGTCGCTGATTACCTTGCGGGTGCCGGGTAAACCCTTCGAGCGGCATATTCAGATCAGCATGGAAGGCACGATCGAGGTGTTAGATGCGCTCCCGGAATAAGGGCTTCACGCTGCTGGAAGTGCTGGTCGCCATGACCATTCTGGCGGTGGCGCTGGCGGCATTGATCAAAGGCGGCTCTGACCATTCGCGCAATACGCTGTATTTGCAGGAGCGTACCCTGGCCCACTGGACTGGGCAAAATGTGCTGGCCGAATACGAATCGGGAATGCGACCGGTCAGCGAAGGTGACCGCACTGGCGAGGCCACCATGGGGCCGTTCCGCTACGGTTACAACGTCGAGATTTCTGACTACGTGCCGGAAGCGCCGATTGCGCTACCGCCGGTCAAGCGTATCGATGTGAGGCTCTGGTTGTTCGATCAGGGCGAGCAGGAACAGCGCGCATCGGTCAGCGGATTCGTGCTGCCATGAGGAATTTTCATAGCCGGGCCAGGGGTTTCACCCTGTTGGAAATGCTCGTGGCGATGGCGGTTTTTGCGGTGATGAGCGTGGTTGCTTACGGCGGTTTACGCGCGGTACTGAGTGCGGATCAGGTGACTCAGGAGCACGCACGCCGCCTGGCCGATCTGCAGGTCACGCTCAGCGTACTGGAGCGCGACCTGGCTCAGATAGTGGATATTTCAGTGCGTGACGAATTTGGGGACCGCATGCCGCCACTGCGTTTGCGCGCTGGCGGTGACAGCAAGCTGCTGGAGATCGTGCGCGCCGGAGCGGGCGGCGATCAGCGTCTGCGCAGAACCGCTTGGCTGATCAACGATCGCGGGCTGGAGCGGCAGTTATGGCCAGGCGTTGATATAGCCGATGCGGAAAGCGCACGGGTACAGCCTTTCGGTTTTTTGGTCGAGGAGGATGAGCTGCTTGGCATGCAGACTGGTTTCGCCTTGGTGGTGCGCACTCCCAGCGGACTTGAGAGGCTCGACGCCTGGCCCCCGGCCGATAGCGATCCCTCGGCCAGCCAACTGCCGTTGGCCGTGGAGGTGGTGTTGGACATACCCGGTTATGGCGAAATACGCCGGCTGATGGCAGTCGGCTTGTGAAGTCGATGCAGCGGCAGCAAGGAGTGGCCCTGGTCACCGCCCTGTTGGTGGTGGCGCTGGCGGTTGCGGCCGCGGTGGCGATGGCCATGCGCAGCCAGACCGATATACGTCGTACCAGCGCGGTGTTTGAGCGTGACCTTTCCAGACAGATTGCTTTGGGAGGGGAAAAAATGATCCTGCAGTTGCTCGAGCGGGTCGAAGGGCCGGACGAGCTACTCTGGGACACCTGTCGGTCGCCTAGCCTGCCCTTCAGCGTTGACGGCGTGGAAATTCAGGCCACGGTCGAGAACATGCAATGTCGCTATAACCTCAATGCGCTGGCCGGCGCCGACGAAACCGAGCAAGGCTATTTTGCGCAACTGGTGGATAGGGTGGGCACGGAGTCGGGCGTGAGTATGCCCTCGGGTGCGCAATTGGCGCTGGCGGTCAGTGACTGGATGAATCCGGAGACCGATGACCCCACGTACAGGCTTGAAGATCCGCCGCGTTTGTCCGGCAACCGTCCGATGCTGGTGGCCTCGGAACTTAACTCGGTGGTCGGCATGACCAGCGAGGCCTGGGCGGCATTGGCTCCCTACGTCACCGCTTATCCCGGGCAGGAGAGCCCGATTGACCTGGAGCGTAGCTCGGAGCTGATGCAGGAGGTTTTCCGCGGGCGTGCGGCGCCAGGCGATGCGCCCTGGTTTATGCGCCTTGAGCTGGTGGCCGAATTTGGCGAACGGCGCTTTTTCCAGTGCTCAATGCTGGATGCGCCCAATGGGGTGGTAGTACTGCGAGAACAAACGGCCTGCGAGCCCTGATAATAACGGACAGAATTATGCTGATAGTGCTATTGCCAGAAAATCCGCCGCTGCCAGATGGGGGCGCTATTGCACTCGCGTGGTGGCAACTGGACCGCGAGGGGCAACTGCTCGGAGAAGGTCAGGATACGCTGGCTGACCTGCGCTCGCGCTTCGCCGGCGAGCGCCTGCGTGCGCTGGCACCGGCCATGGCAGTCGGGCTCTATCGTCTGGATATGCCGGTCAAGCGTGCGGCATCCATTCGGGCTGCGCTGCCGTACGCATTGGAAGATCAGCTCAGTCAGGACCTTGAGCTGCTGCACTGCGTCCCAGGACCCCGACGTCAGGACGGCCAAATCGCCGCAGCCGTCGTCGAGCAGGAGCATATGTATGCGTGGCAGGCATTGTTCCAGGAACATGCCTGGCGTCTGGAAGCCATACTGCCACTGGCCGCCCTGCATACTGAAGATGCTCCGGAAGCGGGCTTGCTGGTCACGCCGTCGCTTTGGCCGTCTTCTGCGCCGCAGGCGCTAATAACAGCAGCAGATCAAGAGCCTGCGCTGATAGAGGAAGGCATGCTGACGCTGTGGCTGCGCCGTCGCCTTGCCGAGCTGCCAGAGGAGCAGCGTCAGCTGCAATTGGCCGGCTATGAACCCGCAGCATTGGGGCTTGATGACGTCAAACACCTGACCGTCATTCCGGCACCTGCCGCTATTGATCTAACACAGGTGCTACGCAGGGCGACCGGACCGAATCCATCGTTGAATCTGCTCAGCGGTGCTTACACGGTAAGCATGGCCACGCCGCCTTGGCGCAAAGCACGCTCTGCGATGATTGCGGTGGGCGTGCTCCTGGCGGTGCTGCTGCTGCAGTTTGCTTTGGAGTGGGTAACACTGTCGCGCGAGCGTGATCGTCTGGTCGAATCAATCAATAGCGTGTTTGAAACCAGTTTGCCGAACAGTCGGCGTGTGGATGCACCTGAGCAATTCCGCCAGGTGATGCGTGGTAGTGGCGCTGAAGCGGGTGGGCAAAGCAGTGGGGCGATATTGTATGAAGTGTTGGCGGTGATCAATGAAAGTAAAGGCGCGCGGATACGACAGTTCCGCTCTACCCCGGATGAACTTGAGGTCGAGCTGCAGATGAACTCCTTTGCCGACCTTGAATCGTTGCGCACCTCATTGGCGACCAAGCCAGGGCTCAGCGAATCGCTGCAAGGAGCGGATTCGGTGGATGAGGGCGTCACCGCGCGACTTAAAGTAACAAGGAGGGAATTATGAACGCCTGGTGGGCAGGCTTGGCTCCGCGGGAGCGGGTCATTCTGATTGCCGGCATGATGGTGTTGGCAGGGCTACTGATCTGGCTGGCCATTGTTGAGCCCTTGGCGGACGGTCGTAGCTCCTTGCGTGGAGAGGTCGCCGCATTAAGTGCAGATCATGATTGGATGCAGCAGGTCGCTGCTGAAGTGCGCCGCAGGGCCTCTTCGCAGGCTGGCGCTGGCGCCATTGGGGCAGGCAACGGCTCGGTGTTGACGCTGGTCGAAGTGTCCGCCAACGCATCCGGCATGCGCAGTGCGATGACGCGCGTTCAGCCTGAAGGGCAGGGCGCTCGTCTGTGGTTTGACAGCGTGTCCTTCGATGCACTGGTGAGCTGGTTGGCCGAGCTGGAGACCCGGCAGAATTTGCGTATCAGTCAGTTGGCTGTGGATGCAGGGGAAGCGCCGGGGTTGGTTTCGGCACGCGTTCTGGTGGAGCCGCGCTGATGAAAAAGGTGTTGAGTATCAAAGTTATAGTCCTGCTGGTGCTGCTGTATCTGGGCAGCCTAATCTGGAATCTGCCCGCTTCATTTGTCTGGAGCAGGGTACAGAATCAACTGCCGGCACAGGTCACGTTGCACGGTCTGACTGGCACGTTATGGTCTGGCCGCGTCAGCCGGATGCAGGTTGAGGGCGTAGATCAGGGCGCACTGAGTTGGGACTGGCAGGCTGCAGGCTTGCTCGGTGGCAAGGTCAGCCTGGATCTATTCTGGCAGCCGCGCAACGGTCATGTGACCGCGCGACTGGATGCCGGATTAAATTCCCTGCAATTGAAAAATGTCGTTGGGCGCCTAGACGCCGCGAGTATGGCCGCTGTTAACAAGGCGCCTTTTGTACTGGCCGGGCAGTGGCTGCTGGACGTGCCGCTGCTGGAGCTCAATGAGCTGCAATATGTAGGGGAGGCCGAAGGTCAACTGACCTGGGAGAACGCCGCTGGGGGCTTGCCCACGGCTCTCCCCTTAGGTCACCTGAGTGCCGATTTAAGCGGAGATGAGGGCTGGCTGGTGTTCAAGCTGGCCGATCAAGGCGGACCGCTGGGACTGCGCGGCGATGCCCGTTGGCGCCCAGGTCAGGCGCTGGCCTTGAATACGCAGATGCAGGCCCGTGCAGACGCTGACGCCGCGCTGGTGGGTGGGCTTAGCCTGCTTGGCCGACCCGATGCGCAGGGTTGGGTCAAATGGCGGGCGAAGCTGCAATGACAATTTTCTTTACACTCGATTTGGAGCGTCAACCTATGCGGGTCATCCTGCTCATCATGCTGGCGGTAGGCATTGCTGGCTGTGCGACCAGCGGAAATAACGCGCGAATGGATACGGTGGACAATGTCGCACTGGTGGATGCGCGCGCCAAGCTTGGGCTTGGCCGTTGTGATCTGGAATTGGCCAACGACATTCTCGCCCTTGGTTATCCAGGCCTGGAGCAAGAAGCTGCTTATACCTGCTTGGAGCAAGGCCAGGTGCAGGCGGTGGAGCGGCTACTGACTGACTTTCAAACACGACATCCAGAGGCAGCCAACCTGGACTATTCAGCTTACCTGCTGGCGCTGGCCCAGTTCATCCGTTTCGAACTGGCTGAAGGAGACGACCAGGCCCGGCTGACCACAGGCCGACGGGCGCACGATGGGCTGGTGGCATTTGTCCGTCAGTATCCGGAATCGGCCTATCGTCAGGAGGTCGCCCCTCGGCTCGAGGCGCTGCATGAGG
This genomic stretch from Halopseudomonas pelagia harbors:
- the gspI gene encoding type II secretion system minor pseudopilin GspI produces the protein MRSRNKGFTLLEVLVAMTILAVALAALIKGGSDHSRNTLYLQERTLAHWTGQNVLAEYESGMRPVSEGDRTGEATMGPFRYGYNVEISDYVPEAPIALPPVKRIDVRLWLFDQGEQEQRASVSGFVLP
- the gspJ gene encoding type II secretion system minor pseudopilin GspJ → MRNFHSRARGFTLLEMLVAMAVFAVMSVVAYGGLRAVLSADQVTQEHARRLADLQVTLSVLERDLAQIVDISVRDEFGDRMPPLRLRAGGDSKLLEIVRAGAGGDQRLRRTAWLINDRGLERQLWPGVDIADAESARVQPFGFLVEEDELLGMQTGFALVVRTPSGLERLDAWPPADSDPSASQLPLAVEVVLDIPGYGEIRRLMAVGL
- a CDS encoding type II secretion system protein GspK produces the protein MQRQQGVALVTALLVVALAVAAAVAMAMRSQTDIRRTSAVFERDLSRQIALGGEKMILQLLERVEGPDELLWDTCRSPSLPFSVDGVEIQATVENMQCRYNLNALAGADETEQGYFAQLVDRVGTESGVSMPSGAQLALAVSDWMNPETDDPTYRLEDPPRLSGNRPMLVASELNSVVGMTSEAWAALAPYVTAYPGQESPIDLERSSELMQEVFRGRAAPGDAPWFMRLELVAEFGERRFFQCSMLDAPNGVVVLREQTACEP
- the gspL gene encoding type II secretion system protein GspL translates to MLIVLLPENPPLPDGGAIALAWWQLDREGQLLGEGQDTLADLRSRFAGERLRALAPAMAVGLYRLDMPVKRAASIRAALPYALEDQLSQDLELLHCVPGPRRQDGQIAAAVVEQEHMYAWQALFQEHAWRLEAILPLAALHTEDAPEAGLLVTPSLWPSSAPQALITAADQEPALIEEGMLTLWLRRRLAELPEEQRQLQLAGYEPAALGLDDVKHLTVIPAPAAIDLTQVLRRATGPNPSLNLLSGAYTVSMATPPWRKARSAMIAVGVLLAVLLLQFALEWVTLSRERDRLVESINSVFETSLPNSRRVDAPEQFRQVMRGSGAEAGGQSSGAILYEVLAVINESKGARIRQFRSTPDELEVELQMNSFADLESLRTSLATKPGLSESLQGADSVDEGVTARLKVTRREL
- the gspM gene encoding type II secretion system protein GspM gives rise to the protein MNAWWAGLAPRERVILIAGMMVLAGLLIWLAIVEPLADGRSSLRGEVAALSADHDWMQQVAAEVRRRASSQAGAGAIGAGNGSVLTLVEVSANASGMRSAMTRVQPEGQGARLWFDSVSFDALVSWLAELETRQNLRISQLAVDAGEAPGLVSARVLVEPR
- a CDS encoding type II secretion system protein N translates to MKKVLSIKVIVLLVLLYLGSLIWNLPASFVWSRVQNQLPAQVTLHGLTGTLWSGRVSRMQVEGVDQGALSWDWQAAGLLGGKVSLDLFWQPRNGHVTARLDAGLNSLQLKNVVGRLDAASMAAVNKAPFVLAGQWLLDVPLLELNELQYVGEAEGQLTWENAAGGLPTALPLGHLSADLSGDEGWLVFKLADQGGPLGLRGDARWRPGQALALNTQMQARADADAALVGGLSLLGRPDAQGWVKWRAKLQ
- the bamD gene encoding outer membrane protein assembly factor BamD; the encoded protein is MRVILLIMLAVGIAGCATSGNNARMDTVDNVALVDARAKLGLGRCDLELANDILALGYPGLEQEAAYTCLEQGQVQAVERLLTDFQTRHPEAANLDYSAYLLALAQFIRFELAEGDDQARLTTGRRAHDGLVAFVRQYPESAYRQEVAPRLEALHEGMASAEYDLALADIEAGRRELGVKRLRYVVQNYSRSDAASSAKQWLQQRATP